A single genomic interval of uncultured Pseudodesulfovibrio sp. harbors:
- a CDS encoding SpoIIE family protein phosphatase, with product MKSHGIAFKLTTLTLSCAFIILAAIVGYNYYCSRDVILRQSEENSRLLAHQTTSSIDAVLSSVEKVAQNIAFSLEDATLTKDEILDLNRRVISNNPEIYGMAIAFEPYFLDKEKLYFAPYHYRSAGRISFSMLGSPSYRYFYMDWYQIPKELERPVWTEPYNDEGGGGVTMATYTVPFFRTVDGKRIFAGVVTADISLEWLEDMISHISIFDTGYAFLLSRHGTFITHPDRDLIMNETIFTLAEESKSEQLRKIGQDMLSGDNSFVLLGDVAGKGERYLYHARLKYGGWALGIIFPKAEMFADVTRLSRIMTLIGLAGFALLVGVIILIARRITTPLTKLSGAAHEIASGNLDLKLPEITSNDEVGDLAQSFKYMKNSLKEFIRDLTSTTAAKERIESELRIARDIQMGILPKLFPAFPERDEFEVFASIEPAKEVGGDLYDFFFVDEDHFCFLVGDVSGKGVPAAFFMAVTKTLLKVVSERGLDPGEVLTKVNADLAADNESCMFVTLFLAIIDIHTGETRYANAGHNPPIHIPETGKPEWIPPLGDPVAGIMDDMEYTTKSLTLSPGDIMFIYTDGVTEAMDPDQKLYSEERLMEHVEAMTKPSAPKLVKDLDTSIKEFTLGAEQSDDITMLAFQFNGEQDK from the coding sequence ATGAAAAGCCACGGCATCGCATTCAAACTCACCACGCTCACCCTCTCCTGCGCGTTTATCATCCTTGCGGCGATAGTCGGGTACAACTACTACTGTTCCCGCGACGTCATTCTGCGCCAGTCCGAGGAGAACTCCCGGCTTCTGGCACACCAGACCACAAGCAGCATTGACGCCGTCCTTTCCAGCGTCGAAAAAGTCGCACAGAACATCGCCTTCTCCCTTGAAGACGCAACACTGACCAAGGATGAAATTCTTGATCTCAACCGCCGGGTCATTTCCAACAATCCCGAGATATACGGCATGGCCATCGCCTTTGAGCCGTATTTCCTCGACAAGGAAAAACTCTATTTCGCACCCTACCACTACCGCTCGGCAGGACGCATCTCGTTCAGCATGCTGGGCAGCCCCTCGTACCGCTATTTCTACATGGACTGGTACCAGATTCCAAAGGAACTGGAGCGCCCCGTATGGACCGAACCATACAACGACGAGGGCGGCGGCGGAGTCACCATGGCAACATACACGGTGCCGTTCTTCCGCACCGTGGACGGCAAGCGGATCTTTGCCGGTGTGGTCACGGCTGATATTTCGCTCGAATGGCTTGAAGACATGATAAGCCATATCAGCATCTTCGACACAGGCTACGCCTTCCTGCTCTCCCGGCACGGGACGTTCATCACCCACCCGGACCGCGACCTCATCATGAACGAGACCATCTTTACGCTGGCCGAAGAAAGCAAATCGGAACAGCTCCGGAAAATCGGTCAGGACATGCTGAGCGGAGACAACTCGTTCGTTCTGCTGGGCGATGTCGCGGGCAAAGGGGAACGCTACCTTTACCACGCACGCCTCAAATACGGAGGATGGGCGCTGGGCATCATCTTCCCCAAAGCCGAAATGTTTGCCGACGTCACCCGCCTCTCCCGGATCATGACCCTCATCGGGCTGGCCGGTTTCGCCCTGCTTGTCGGCGTCATCATTCTCATAGCCCGTCGCATCACCACGCCCCTGACCAAACTATCCGGGGCAGCACACGAAATAGCGTCCGGCAATCTCGATCTCAAGCTGCCGGAAATCACCAGCAACGACGAAGTCGGCGATCTGGCACAGTCCTTCAAATACATGAAGAACTCCCTCAAGGAGTTCATCAGGGACCTGACGAGCACCACTGCGGCCAAGGAACGCATCGAATCCGAGCTGCGTATTGCCCGCGATATCCAGATGGGCATCCTGCCCAAGCTCTTCCCGGCCTTCCCGGAACGCGACGAATTCGAAGTCTTCGCCTCCATTGAACCGGCCAAGGAAGTCGGTGGAGACCTGTACGACTTCTTCTTTGTGGACGAAGACCACTTCTGCTTCCTCGTGGGTGACGTTTCCGGCAAGGGCGTACCCGCGGCTTTCTTCATGGCCGTGACCAAGACCCTGCTCAAGGTCGTGTCCGAACGCGGTCTCGATCCGGGTGAAGTGCTCACCAAGGTCAACGCAGACCTTGCCGCCGACAACGAATCCTGCATGTTCGTGACGCTCTTCCTCGCCATCATCGACATCCACACCGGGGAAACGCGCTACGCCAACGCAGGGCATAACCCGCCCATACACATTCCCGAAACAGGCAAGCCCGAGTGGATTCCGCCGCTGGGCGACCCTGTCGCAGGCATCATGGACGATATGGAATACACCACCAAAAGCCTGACGCTCAGCCCCGGTGACATCATGTTCATCTACACGGACGGCGTCACGGAGGCCATGGACCCGGACCAGAAGCTGTACTCGGAAGAGCGGCTGATGGAACATGTTGAAGCCATGACCAAACCGAGTGCGCCAAAACTGGTAAAGGACCTGGACACCTCGATCAAGGAATTCACACTCGGCGCGGAACAATCAGATGATATCACCATGCTCGCTTTCCAGTTCAACGGCGAGCAGGACAAATAA
- a CDS encoding ABC transporter substrate-binding protein, with product MAKQDSRIRQGGEKVISTQRITQLLLLSILGICITAAPSLALEKKSIILQWLPQAQFAGFYMAKDKGFYEEAGIDLTIISGGPDVLASEYLEAGKADFATMFLSTGLQRRGTLPIVNIGQIVQHSALMLITKTSSNIKSVEDLRGKKVGLWANEFQMQARALFKRKGIPVTIVPQSDSLDLFMRNGVQAASGMWYNEYHTLLSYGLDKNELRTFSFSDYGLDFPEDGIYCLEKTANTYPELCEALVQATIRGWMYAFNHPEEALDSVLRRMRKSGTPANRAHQRWMLKRMEDIIVTDKVPAMGVLNKKDFQRVRNALIETGFLNNVPLFPEFYRGPVR from the coding sequence ATGGCAAAGCAAGACAGCCGAATTCGACAAGGCGGTGAAAAAGTGATTTCCACGCAACGTATTACGCAACTGCTCCTGCTCTCGATTCTCGGAATCTGCATCACCGCAGCCCCGTCACTGGCTCTCGAAAAGAAAAGCATCATCCTGCAATGGCTGCCACAGGCGCAGTTCGCCGGATTCTACATGGCAAAGGACAAAGGCTTCTATGAAGAGGCCGGTATCGACCTGACCATCATTTCCGGCGGACCGGACGTACTCGCCAGTGAATATCTCGAAGCAGGCAAGGCCGACTTCGCCACCATGTTCCTCAGCACGGGACTCCAGCGCCGCGGCACCCTCCCCATCGTCAACATCGGCCAGATAGTGCAGCATTCAGCGCTGATGCTCATCACCAAAACGTCTTCCAACATCAAGAGCGTGGAAGACCTTCGCGGCAAGAAGGTCGGGCTGTGGGCCAACGAATTCCAGATGCAGGCGCGCGCCCTGTTCAAGCGGAAAGGAATCCCGGTGACCATCGTACCGCAATCCGACTCGCTGGACCTGTTCATGCGTAACGGCGTACAGGCCGCATCCGGCATGTGGTACAACGAATACCACACCCTGCTCTCCTACGGCCTCGACAAAAACGAGTTGCGGACATTCTCGTTCAGCGACTACGGACTCGATTTTCCCGAAGACGGCATCTACTGTCTGGAAAAAACCGCCAACACCTATCCCGAACTGTGCGAAGCGCTGGTTCAGGCCACGATCAGAGGCTGGATGTACGCCTTCAACCATCCGGAAGAGGCGCTGGACAGTGTCCTGAGGCGGATGAGAAAAAGCGGCACCCCGGCCAACCGGGCACACCAGCGATGGATGCTCAAACGCATGGAAGACATCATCGTCACGGATAAGGTTCCGGCCATGGGCGTACTCAACAAGAAGGACTTCCAACGAGTCAGAAACGCGCTTATCGAAACCGGTTTCCTGAACAATGTGCCACTCTTTCCCGAATTCTACAGGGGGCCGGTCCGATGA
- a CDS encoding rhodanese-like domain-containing protein has translation MQRRFSSPLPIVIATCFILIVSALQAHAEDYPLRPYYPEVPIITTDDLLKNYDDTIIVDIRSSFEYDVARINKAILLPLTSPNFGTQLEQLRPKKDPTPMAFYCNGHSCAKSYQAAQLAVSLGFKHVYTYDGGIFDWIDAAPNLATLMDETPARSDRIIPPEEFLKHLLDPVSFEALGQEDNTIVIDIRDPFQREVMPRGMAVRNIPLDPLLNLVVSRIWTEKRLFFFDAVGKQVRWLQYFLESYGYHDYAFLEGGIRAIADDPSMVKPVIETNRSIVSDQEMLLKLTTDTRLDNTDRKVLSYLLANVKFNNYIVVNLKNTNKDVGVTRDLLITAVKKLTGLKYATHSIMQNTLIVQVDPRIAWKGLVGGKTWQSKTAEFDKAVKK, from the coding sequence ATGCAACGCCGTTTCTCCTCTCCCCTGCCGATTGTCATAGCCACCTGTTTCATTCTGATTGTCAGTGCATTGCAGGCACACGCCGAAGACTATCCCCTCCGGCCCTACTACCCGGAAGTTCCGATCATCACCACGGACGATCTCCTGAAAAATTACGACGACACCATCATCGTGGATATCCGGTCGAGCTTTGAATACGACGTGGCGCGCATCAACAAGGCCATACTCCTGCCTCTGACCTCTCCGAACTTCGGGACACAGCTTGAACAACTCCGCCCCAAGAAAGACCCGACACCCATGGCATTCTACTGCAACGGCCATTCCTGCGCCAAAAGCTATCAAGCGGCCCAGCTCGCCGTGTCGCTGGGCTTCAAACATGTCTATACGTATGACGGCGGGATATTCGACTGGATAGACGCCGCACCGAATCTCGCCACCCTCATGGACGAAACGCCGGCCCGCTCCGATCGGATCATCCCTCCCGAGGAATTCCTCAAGCATCTGCTCGATCCGGTTTCTTTCGAGGCGCTGGGGCAGGAAGACAATACCATCGTCATCGATATCCGCGACCCGTTCCAACGCGAAGTCATGCCCCGCGGCATGGCGGTTCGCAACATCCCGCTGGACCCGCTGCTCAACCTCGTGGTCTCCCGTATCTGGACGGAAAAACGGCTGTTCTTTTTCGACGCTGTCGGGAAACAGGTCCGCTGGCTCCAGTACTTCCTCGAATCCTACGGTTATCACGACTATGCATTTCTGGAGGGCGGCATCCGGGCCATTGCCGATGACCCGTCGATGGTCAAGCCGGTCATCGAGACCAACCGCTCCATTGTCAGCGATCAGGAAATGCTCCTCAAGCTGACGACCGACACCCGGCTGGACAACACGGACCGCAAAGTTCTCAGCTACCTTCTCGCCAACGTGAAATTCAACAACTACATCGTAGTGAACCTGAAAAACACCAACAAGGACGTCGGCGTGACACGCGACCTGCTTATCACTGCCGTCAAAAAACTCACTGGCCTGAAATACGCCACCCATTCGATCATGCAGAACACGCTCATCGTGCAGGTTGACCCCCGCATCGCATGGAAGGGGCTGGTAGGCGGCAAGACATGGCAAAGCAAGACAGCCGAATTCGACAAGGCGGTGAAAAAGTGA
- a CDS encoding YqiA/YcfP family alpha/beta fold hydrolase produces the protein MPTPRLIWCHGSLSQPWGTKSRHLAKVAESVGLTMDALDFQDLSAPDDRVTRLKATLAESDTPAILCGSSMGGYVASAAAKESNILGLFLLAPAFYLSGYATHVFSGLPRTISVIHGWNDDVVPVDNSIRFAGQHRAELHVVPDGHRLSNSLDMIGREFSRFLELTQDGK, from the coding sequence ATGCCCACTCCGCGTCTGATATGGTGCCACGGCTCACTGAGCCAACCATGGGGCACCAAAAGCCGCCACCTTGCCAAAGTGGCGGAATCTGTGGGGCTGACCATGGACGCCCTCGACTTTCAGGACCTGAGCGCCCCGGATGACCGTGTCACCCGGCTGAAAGCCACGCTTGCCGAATCCGACACCCCGGCCATTCTCTGCGGCTCCAGCATGGGGGGCTACGTGGCGAGTGCGGCGGCAAAAGAATCGAACATCCTCGGGCTGTTCCTTCTGGCTCCGGCTTTCTATCTTTCCGGCTACGCCACACACGTCTTTTCCGGACTGCCCCGCACCATCTCCGTCATCCACGGCTGGAATGACGATGTGGTGCCCGTGGACAATTCCATCCGGTTCGCCGGACAGCACAGGGCCGAACTTCACGTCGTGCCGGACGGCCACAGGCTCTCGAACAGTCTGGACATGATCGGCCGTGAGTTCTCCCGGTTCCTCGAACTCACACAGGACGGGAAATAA
- a CDS encoding ATP-binding protein, protein MAYTKRTTHTTRSLSRRAALVQTTIIAVVILVFSLAIVSFNTYRLYSQLESRVDNIARLAETSLTSAVWQVDHASARDFIEAVLQDDSVVFAQLVTGREVLASRNRMEYASKPFSYFKQNKRFIARTVEIRKFGDWIGTFNFAVSTSPIREEVLINAGVTLLLAIVLILTISQTTLYFSRKRIFAPLKQLEESATAVADGDLDAFVNTSLPGELGNLARAFDDMRESVRHLIGDLQTANTKLKNHRNDLEETVRQRTDELRHKNDTLNQALEDVRAAQKSAEVANLAKSRFLASMSHEIRTPMNAILGMADILWETDLSDAQSRYVQVFKSAGESLLEILNDILDLSKIEAGHLELEQTGFSLAETVDKACSVIEPRTQDKSLEFSCNIAADVPDWLEGDPNRLRQILLNLLGNAVKFTKTGAIRLFVERAPSRTGGIAVQFSVSDTGPGIPTNKLGSIFDSFTQADSSTTREYGGTGLGLAISKQLVQMMDGKIWAESSPGTGSTFHFTATFSPPDTLQPSEPETQAETEQVELPPANILLMEDSKYNAFVIQTYLKDTPCRLTVAKNGTEGFELFKKGQYDLVFTDIQMPGMDGHETTRAIREWEAACALPRTPIVAMTAYALTGDAEKCLQAGADSHLPKPVKKSSLFTLISTILSEKKLAAETSSPASDADTEETTVLRQNIDAAAAALEREDFPSIKALGTAISQNGLELSIPSLIGYGDALREAADNEPDTAQINQILSILTEYVERLNSM, encoded by the coding sequence ATGGCGTACACCAAGAGAACCACACATACCACCCGCTCCCTCAGCCGCAGAGCCGCTCTGGTCCAGACCACGATCATCGCTGTAGTCATTCTGGTCTTTTCGCTCGCCATAGTTTCGTTCAACACCTACCGCCTCTATTCCCAGCTTGAAAGCAGGGTGGACAACATCGCCCGACTGGCTGAAACCAGCCTGACGTCGGCAGTCTGGCAGGTTGACCACGCCTCGGCCCGCGACTTCATTGAAGCCGTGCTTCAGGACGATTCGGTAGTCTTTGCACAGCTTGTCACGGGAAGAGAGGTTCTGGCCTCCAGAAACCGGATGGAGTATGCGAGCAAGCCTTTCAGCTATTTCAAGCAAAACAAGCGGTTCATAGCCAGAACCGTGGAAATTAGAAAGTTCGGCGACTGGATCGGCACATTCAACTTCGCGGTATCCACATCCCCCATCAGGGAAGAAGTCCTGATCAATGCGGGGGTGACGCTCCTGCTCGCCATTGTCCTGATTCTCACCATATCCCAAACCACTCTCTACTTCTCCCGCAAACGGATTTTCGCTCCGCTCAAGCAATTGGAAGAATCCGCCACCGCCGTGGCAGACGGGGACCTCGACGCCTTTGTCAACACGTCCCTGCCCGGAGAACTCGGCAATCTCGCCCGCGCCTTTGACGACATGCGCGAATCGGTCCGCCATCTCATCGGCGATCTCCAGACGGCCAACACAAAGCTGAAAAACCATCGCAACGACCTTGAAGAGACCGTCAGGCAACGCACCGACGAACTCAGGCATAAAAACGACACGCTCAATCAGGCACTGGAAGACGTCCGGGCCGCCCAGAAAAGCGCCGAAGTGGCAAATCTGGCAAAAAGCCGTTTCCTTGCAAGCATGAGCCATGAAATCCGCACGCCCATGAACGCCATTCTCGGCATGGCCGACATCCTGTGGGAAACCGATCTTTCCGACGCACAGTCACGCTATGTGCAAGTCTTCAAGAGCGCCGGGGAAAGCCTTCTTGAGATTCTCAACGACATACTGGACCTTTCCAAGATCGAAGCAGGTCATCTGGAACTGGAGCAAACCGGATTCAGCCTTGCCGAAACCGTGGACAAGGCCTGCTCGGTCATCGAACCACGAACTCAGGACAAGAGTCTGGAATTTTCCTGCAACATCGCCGCCGATGTGCCGGACTGGCTTGAGGGCGATCCGAACCGCCTGCGCCAGATCCTGCTGAACCTGCTGGGCAACGCAGTCAAATTCACGAAAACCGGTGCCATTCGCCTTTTTGTGGAACGCGCCCCCAGTCGAACCGGCGGGATTGCCGTACAATTTTCGGTATCCGACACCGGTCCCGGCATACCCACGAACAAACTCGGCTCGATCTTCGATTCCTTTACGCAGGCAGACAGCTCCACCACGCGGGAATACGGCGGAACCGGTCTCGGGTTGGCCATCAGCAAACAGCTCGTCCAGATGATGGACGGCAAGATTTGGGCGGAAAGCTCTCCCGGAACAGGCAGCACCTTCCATTTTACGGCCACATTCTCCCCGCCCGACACCCTCCAGCCGTCCGAACCCGAAACACAGGCAGAAACAGAGCAGGTGGAATTGCCACCGGCAAACATCCTGCTGATGGAAGATTCAAAGTACAACGCCTTTGTCATCCAGACATACTTGAAAGACACGCCCTGCCGACTCACTGTCGCAAAAAATGGAACGGAAGGATTCGAGCTTTTCAAGAAAGGACAGTACGACCTCGTATTCACGGATATTCAGATGCCGGGTATGGATGGACACGAAACGACACGGGCTATCCGGGAATGGGAAGCAGCCTGCGCCCTGCCGAGAACGCCCATTGTCGCAATGACTGCCTATGCCCTGACCGGAGACGCCGAAAAATGTTTGCAGGCAGGAGCCGACAGCCATCTGCCCAAGCCGGTAAAGAAAAGTTCGCTCTTCACACTCATCAGCACCATACTGAGTGAGAAAAAACTGGCTGCCGAAACGTCTTCCCCGGCATCCGACGCAGACACGGAAGAAACGACTGTCCTGCGGCAAAACATAGATGCGGCGGCAGCCGCCCTCGAAAGAGAGGACTTCCCGTCCATCAAGGCACTGGGAACCGCCATTTCCCAAAACGGACTCGAGCTAAGCATTCCTTCTCTCATTGGGTACGGTGACGCCCTGCGGGAAGCAGCGGACAACGAACCGGACACTGCACAAATCAACCAGATTCTCAGCATTCTTACGGAATACGTTGAACGTTTGAATTCTATGTAA
- a CDS encoding phage regulatory CII family protein has translation MFDKNVTKVVQDCILDSGIQAKVVAEKINKPYSTLMREINPFDASAKLGAETLLEIMKVTHDVRPLKFMANEMGYSIDGAHA, from the coding sequence ATGTTTGACAAGAACGTGACCAAAGTTGTGCAGGACTGCATTCTCGACAGTGGTATTCAGGCGAAGGTTGTGGCTGAGAAGATCAACAAGCCCTATTCGACCCTGATGCGCGAAATCAATCCGTTTGACGCCAGCGCCAAGCTCGGTGCCGAAACCCTTCTTGAAATCATGAAAGTCACCCATGACGTACGCCCCCTGAAATTCATGGCAAACGAAATGGGTTATTCCATAGACGGCGCACACGCATAG
- a CDS encoding TetR/AcrR family transcriptional regulator gives MDKKTAILKAAQEAFGQRGFTAATVKDVAGRAGVSFGLVSHYFGSKQELFLAAGFDMADSLIVELHAATEGEMTGLEAIQSYMTAYFKFTEENRERFPILFRCSPFSHNEPGVDVAKVADKFSVFIEVLERCVEKGIKDGSIRAVSPEDTALILYGNIVGSVRTTLLTPFKSRGIFEETINHVTRSLANSPGQDGC, from the coding sequence ATGGACAAAAAGACAGCGATACTCAAAGCCGCGCAGGAAGCTTTCGGACAGCGAGGCTTCACCGCCGCCACCGTCAAGGACGTGGCAGGACGTGCCGGGGTATCGTTCGGCCTTGTTTCCCACTACTTCGGTAGCAAGCAGGAGCTTTTCCTCGCGGCCGGTTTCGATATGGCAGACAGCCTCATCGTGGAACTGCACGCCGCCACCGAAGGCGAAATGACCGGCCTGGAAGCTATCCAGAGCTACATGACCGCATATTTCAAGTTTACAGAAGAAAACCGTGAGCGCTTCCCCATCCTGTTCAGATGCTCCCCGTTCAGCCACAACGAACCCGGTGTTGATGTCGCCAAAGTTGCCGACAAGTTCAGCGTGTTCATTGAAGTGCTGGAACGCTGCGTCGAAAAGGGTATAAAGGACGGTTCGATCCGCGCCGTCTCTCCGGAGGATACAGCGTTGATTCTCTACGGCAACATTGTCGGCAGCGTCCGTACGACCCTCCTCACCCCGTTCAAATCCCGGGGGATATTCGAGGAGACCATCAACCATGTGACGCGCAGCCTCGCAAACAGCCCCGGCCAGGACGGCTGTTGA
- a CDS encoding amphi-Trp domain-containing protein — protein MGKRKISVKGMKTKKEAIAALKELLASLESGKVTIEDGKETLDIGVPDELECAVKGKIKGKGPKVKLTYRLSWKQADNVPAAKPDATPAKKAAAKTPAKKAEAKTPAKKAPAKKAPAKKAAAKKAEPKKPAAKKAAPKKTTAKSAAKKAADK, from the coding sequence GTGGGCAAAAGGAAGATAAGCGTCAAGGGAATGAAGACCAAGAAAGAAGCGATCGCGGCACTCAAGGAACTGCTCGCCAGCCTTGAGTCGGGTAAGGTTACCATTGAGGACGGCAAGGAAACACTTGATATCGGCGTGCCTGATGAACTGGAGTGCGCGGTAAAGGGAAAGATCAAGGGCAAGGGGCCGAAGGTCAAGCTGACGTATCGGCTGAGCTGGAAACAGGCCGACAACGTGCCTGCGGCCAAGCCTGACGCTACGCCCGCCAAGAAGGCTGCGGCCAAGACGCCTGCCAAGAAGGCCGAGGCCAAGACTCCGGCAAAGAAGGCGCCCGCCAAGAAAGCTCCTGCGAAAAAGGCGGCTGCCAAAAAAGCCGAACCCAAGAAACCGGCAGCCAAGAAAGCTGCACCCAAAAAGACAACCGCCAAGTCTGCCGCGAAAAAGGCTGCTGACAAGTAA